From the genome of Aquila chrysaetos chrysaetos chromosome 12, bAquChr1.4, whole genome shotgun sequence, one region includes:
- the AKNAD1 gene encoding protein AKNAD1 isoform X8: METMKNCKPSDWVKTQMNSSFSGELGCITDATDEEQDDLPYDGDVGITCKYSNNSDNLNDCTCTEDISGIFNLACSEDNKNIKATVNYETHPQPEEFSSHHRDATGTRGISVEMPGSEASFKKELLVGSYSKPGIKDHLANSKVSSVLLRHFPKGGLISTCQLIECETIPETSFTESIDDTVNKPEPSEHFKSPLAHEQWAANFQEYHLEKYKEVNTGNKNQNLLNENRCLPKPIFSTGKCGCSQENSQLINENEDTHVFQNTKTDSTLFKKTISPHELKYGQGQAHYCLPDFSKVASEVKVPQSSDNMNSVPTTERAKSFPILLSKSVIANNIPENKNYFNAEVENQKEMSIPELLQQLEVEDFSKHMTQETLLLQDNYLALNQLKRYLGALERNYLTAREEHRNLQLQNYKDNVGEFDPERKVEGEIFRLGMLLEDIQEQTDDSKCNLSSLLTSCEPACSSYSLCESSAVSSIAEPPERRGIESAFLHKNNEAEKSQTTDAIPQTNQFSLEGDKCNLCLYMLQKRAESTFRRETEPLGKGDLLANKHSSNIMRFLSPEEKYAAEGLASHSQGTLSQKFNADEESMKGNTNMQERKTGTCSLFIQRKPTDLSDTNPSSDSEDISACDSYNDSQSKELVNCETESYKTFSSRLCGERKGLRCRCPRGSRDQFKLGNYKESVQSCALYRNKSSGSSSYPQKTISTQKAQKNKQPCELVNRLSARQNFEAAKTCYSSTYGKIILSHQYLPSKKSAINIRNRNANDSNANILSSALDHAIQTANSLKKATERMVQAVSEDLAKVKKKTALNSVSNAILFCWLILKCQYLCKYKMIKIRESAS; encoded by the exons ATGGAGACTATGAAGAACTGCAAACCATCAGACTGGGTGAAAACCCAAATGAATAGTTCATTTTCAGGTGAATTGGGCTGTATCACAGATGCAACTGATGAGGAACAAGATGACTTACCTTATGATGGAGATGTAGGAATAACCTGTAAATACAGTAATAATTCAGATAATTTGAATGACTGTACTTGCACAGAAgatatttctggtatttttaactTAGCCTGTTCTGAAgataacaaaaacataaaagcaacaGTGAATTATGAAACTCATCCACAGCCTGAAGAATTCTCCAGTCACCACAGAGATGCCACAGGAACAAGGGGAATTTCAGTTGAAATGCCTGGAAGTGAAGCTTCCTTTAAGAAGGAATTACTAGTTGGTAGTTATAGTAAACCAGGTATCAAAGATCATCTAGCTAACTCAAAAGTGTCCAGTGTCCTTTTGCGTCATTTTCCTAAGGGAGGGTTAATAAGCACATGCCAGTTAATTGAATGCGAGACAATACCAGAGACATCCTTTACAGAAAGTATCGATGACACTGTGAACAAACCTGAGCCTTCAGAACACTTCAAAAGCCCTTTAGCACATGAACAATGGGCAGCTAACTTTCAAGAATATCACTTAGAAAAGTACAAGGAAGTAAACACTggtaataaaaatcaaaatttgctaaatgaaaacagatgtcTTCCAAAACCTATTTTTTCCACTGGTAAGTGTGGGTGCAGCCAAGAAAATTCACAATTGATTAATGAGAATGAAGATACACACGtctttcaaaacacaaagaCAGACAGCACCCTGTTTAAGAAAACCATTTCACCTCATGAGCTCAAGTATGGCCAAGGTCAAGCTCACTACTGCCTTCCTGACTTCTCCAAAGTTGCTTCAGAAGTTAAAGTACCACAAAGCAGTGACAATATGAACTCAGTTCCTACCACTGAAAGAGCAAAATCATTCCCTATTTTGCTAAGTAAATCAGTAATTGCAAACAACATTCCAGAAAATAAGAACTATTTCAATGCTGAAGTAGAGAATCAAAAAGAAATGAGCATTCCAGAACTGCTGCAACAGCTAGAG GTGGAAGACTTCTCTAAGCACATGACCCAAGAGACACTCCTTTTACAAGACAACTACCTG GCATTAAATCAATTGAAAAGATACCTTGGTGCCTTGGAAAGGAATTACTTAACAGCTAGAGAAGAACACCGTAATTTACAGCTGCAGAATTACAAGGACAACGTTGGAGAGTTTGATCCTGAAAG AAAGGTGGAAGGGGAAATATTTAGACTTGGCATGCTGCTTGAAGACATCCAAGAACAAACTGATGACAGCAAATGCAACTTGTCATCTTTGCTTACTTCCTGTGAACCTGCCTGTTCATCATATTCTCTTTGTGAG AGCTCAGCAGTTTCAAGCATTGCTGAACCTCCAGAAAGAAGAGGTATTGAATCTGCATTTCTTCACAAGAACAATGAGGCAGAAAAAAGTCAGACAACTGATGCAATCCCACAGACAAATCAATTTTCTTTAGAAGGTGACAAGTGCAATCTTTGTCTTTACAT GTTACAAAAGAGAGCTGAATCAActttcagaagagaaacagagccCCTGGGAAAAGGAGATCTGCTAGCAAACAAGCATTCTTCCAACATAATG AGATTCCTTTCACCTGAGGAAAAATATGCTGCTGAAGGTCTTGCATCCCATAGTCAGGGTACATTAAGTCAAAAATTTAATGCTGATGAAGAAAGTATGAAAGG aaatacaaatatgcaggaaaggaaaactggaacATGTTCACTCTTCATTCAAAGAAAACCAACTGATTTATCAGATACCAACCCGA GCAGCGATTCAGAAGACATCTCAGCTTGTGATTCTTATAATGATTCACAAAGCAAGGAACTTGTGAACTGTGAGACTGAAAGTTACAAAACATTCAGTTCAAGACtatgtggagaaagaaaag gCCTTAGATGCAGATGCCCTAGAGGAAGCAGAGATCAATTTAAACTCGGGAATTACAAAGAGTCTGTTCAATCTTGTGCCCtatatagaaataaaagttCTGGTTCATCCT CTTATCCACAGAAGACAATCTCCACTCAAAAGgctcaaaaaaataaacaaccatGTGAACTTGTAAACAGACTTTCTGCAAG GCAAAACTTTGAGGCTGCCAAAACCTGCTATTCAAGCACATATGGTAAAATTATCCTTTCACATCAATACTTACCCAGCAAGAAGTCTGCAATCAACATCAGAAATAGAAATGCCAATGATTCCAATGCAAAT ATTTTAAGTTCTGCTCTGGATCATGCCATACAGACAGCAAACAGTTTGAAGAAAGCTACAGAACGAATGGTACAAGCGGTTTCAGAAGATCTagctaaagttaaaaaaaaaacagctttaaactCAGTTTCAAATGCTATATTGTTTTGCTGGTTGATACTGAAGTGCCAGTATCtttgcaaatataaaatgatAAAGATCAGAGAGTCAGCTAGCTGA
- the AKNAD1 gene encoding protein AKNAD1 isoform X1, with protein METMKNCKPSDWVKTQMNSSFSGELGCITDATDEEQDDLPYDGDVGITCKYSNNSDNLNDCTCTEDISGIFNLACSEDNKNIKATVNYETHPQPEEFSSHHRDATGTRGISVEMPGSEASFKKELLVGSYSKPGIKDHLANSKVSSVLLRHFPKGGLISTCQLIECETIPETSFTESIDDTVNKPEPSEHFKSPLAHEQWAANFQEYHLEKYKEVNTGNKNQNLLNENRCLPKPIFSTGKCGCSQENSQLINENEDTHVFQNTKTDSTLFKKTISPHELKYGQGQAHYCLPDFSKVASEVKVPQSSDNMNSVPTTERAKSFPILLSKSVIANNIPENKNYFNAEVENQKEMSIPELLQQLEMLTQHADTQNHIDHLRLNTTILPQSDFPNARIAIYSGDTGTSSEVFTVHAPISIQSTHGLSKARLQSGTAASALPAAGTVEAHCLNPSNLLPELTLGEKMSQILKDQTDQLIKNVEDFSKHMTQETLLLQDNYLALNQLKRYLGALERNYLTAREEHRNLQLQNYKDNVGEFDPERKVEGEIFRLGMLLEDIQEQTDDSKCNLSSLLTSCEPACSSYSLCESSAVSSIAEPPERRGIESAFLHKNNEAEKSQTTDAIPQTNQFSLEGDKCNLCLYMLQKRAESTFRRETEPLGKGDLLANKHSSNIMRFLSPEEKYAAEGLASHSQGTLSQKFNADEESMKGNTNMQERKTGTCSLFIQRKPTDLSDTNPSSDSEDISACDSYNDSQSKELVNCETESYKTFSSRLCGERKGLRCRCPRGSRDQFKLGNYKESVQSCALYRNKSSGSSSYPQKTISTQKAQKNKQPCELVNRLSARQNFEAAKTCYSSTYGKIILSHQYLPSKKSAINIRNRNANDSNANILSSALDHAIQTANSLKKATERMVQAVSEDLAKVKKKTALNSVSNAILFCWLILKCQYLCKYKMIKIRESAS; from the exons ATGGAGACTATGAAGAACTGCAAACCATCAGACTGGGTGAAAACCCAAATGAATAGTTCATTTTCAGGTGAATTGGGCTGTATCACAGATGCAACTGATGAGGAACAAGATGACTTACCTTATGATGGAGATGTAGGAATAACCTGTAAATACAGTAATAATTCAGATAATTTGAATGACTGTACTTGCACAGAAgatatttctggtatttttaactTAGCCTGTTCTGAAgataacaaaaacataaaagcaacaGTGAATTATGAAACTCATCCACAGCCTGAAGAATTCTCCAGTCACCACAGAGATGCCACAGGAACAAGGGGAATTTCAGTTGAAATGCCTGGAAGTGAAGCTTCCTTTAAGAAGGAATTACTAGTTGGTAGTTATAGTAAACCAGGTATCAAAGATCATCTAGCTAACTCAAAAGTGTCCAGTGTCCTTTTGCGTCATTTTCCTAAGGGAGGGTTAATAAGCACATGCCAGTTAATTGAATGCGAGACAATACCAGAGACATCCTTTACAGAAAGTATCGATGACACTGTGAACAAACCTGAGCCTTCAGAACACTTCAAAAGCCCTTTAGCACATGAACAATGGGCAGCTAACTTTCAAGAATATCACTTAGAAAAGTACAAGGAAGTAAACACTggtaataaaaatcaaaatttgctaaatgaaaacagatgtcTTCCAAAACCTATTTTTTCCACTGGTAAGTGTGGGTGCAGCCAAGAAAATTCACAATTGATTAATGAGAATGAAGATACACACGtctttcaaaacacaaagaCAGACAGCACCCTGTTTAAGAAAACCATTTCACCTCATGAGCTCAAGTATGGCCAAGGTCAAGCTCACTACTGCCTTCCTGACTTCTCCAAAGTTGCTTCAGAAGTTAAAGTACCACAAAGCAGTGACAATATGAACTCAGTTCCTACCACTGAAAGAGCAAAATCATTCCCTATTTTGCTAAGTAAATCAGTAATTGCAAACAACATTCCAGAAAATAAGAACTATTTCAATGCTGAAGTAGAGAATCAAAAAGAAATGAGCATTCCAGAACTGCTGCAACAGCTAGAG ATGCTGACACAGCATGCTGACACCCAGAATCATATTGACCATCTGAGACTGAATACTACG ATACTTCCTCAGTCAGATTTTCCAAATGCCCGCATTGCCATTTACTCAGGAGACACTGGGACATCCTCTGAAGTCTTTACCGTACATGCTCCTATCTCTATACAATCTACACATGGTTTGTCAAaagcaa GATTACAAAGTGGAACAGCAGCATCAGCATTACCAGCAGCTGGTACAGTAGAAGCACACTGTCTAAATCCTTCTAATTTACTGCCAGAACTAACACTAGGAGAAAAGATGTCTCAAATACTAAAGGATCAGACAGATCAACTGATAAAGAAC GTGGAAGACTTCTCTAAGCACATGACCCAAGAGACACTCCTTTTACAAGACAACTACCTG GCATTAAATCAATTGAAAAGATACCTTGGTGCCTTGGAAAGGAATTACTTAACAGCTAGAGAAGAACACCGTAATTTACAGCTGCAGAATTACAAGGACAACGTTGGAGAGTTTGATCCTGAAAG AAAGGTGGAAGGGGAAATATTTAGACTTGGCATGCTGCTTGAAGACATCCAAGAACAAACTGATGACAGCAAATGCAACTTGTCATCTTTGCTTACTTCCTGTGAACCTGCCTGTTCATCATATTCTCTTTGTGAG AGCTCAGCAGTTTCAAGCATTGCTGAACCTCCAGAAAGAAGAGGTATTGAATCTGCATTTCTTCACAAGAACAATGAGGCAGAAAAAAGTCAGACAACTGATGCAATCCCACAGACAAATCAATTTTCTTTAGAAGGTGACAAGTGCAATCTTTGTCTTTACAT GTTACAAAAGAGAGCTGAATCAActttcagaagagaaacagagccCCTGGGAAAAGGAGATCTGCTAGCAAACAAGCATTCTTCCAACATAATG AGATTCCTTTCACCTGAGGAAAAATATGCTGCTGAAGGTCTTGCATCCCATAGTCAGGGTACATTAAGTCAAAAATTTAATGCTGATGAAGAAAGTATGAAAGG aaatacaaatatgcaggaaaggaaaactggaacATGTTCACTCTTCATTCAAAGAAAACCAACTGATTTATCAGATACCAACCCGA GCAGCGATTCAGAAGACATCTCAGCTTGTGATTCTTATAATGATTCACAAAGCAAGGAACTTGTGAACTGTGAGACTGAAAGTTACAAAACATTCAGTTCAAGACtatgtggagaaagaaaag gCCTTAGATGCAGATGCCCTAGAGGAAGCAGAGATCAATTTAAACTCGGGAATTACAAAGAGTCTGTTCAATCTTGTGCCCtatatagaaataaaagttCTGGTTCATCCT CTTATCCACAGAAGACAATCTCCACTCAAAAGgctcaaaaaaataaacaaccatGTGAACTTGTAAACAGACTTTCTGCAAG GCAAAACTTTGAGGCTGCCAAAACCTGCTATTCAAGCACATATGGTAAAATTATCCTTTCACATCAATACTTACCCAGCAAGAAGTCTGCAATCAACATCAGAAATAGAAATGCCAATGATTCCAATGCAAAT ATTTTAAGTTCTGCTCTGGATCATGCCATACAGACAGCAAACAGTTTGAAGAAAGCTACAGAACGAATGGTACAAGCGGTTTCAGAAGATCTagctaaagttaaaaaaaaaacagctttaaactCAGTTTCAAATGCTATATTGTTTTGCTGGTTGATACTGAAGTGCCAGTATCtttgcaaatataaaatgatAAAGATCAGAGAGTCAGCTAGCTGA
- the AKNAD1 gene encoding protein AKNAD1 isoform X5 codes for METMKNCKPSDWVKTQMNSSFSGELGCITDATDEEQDDLPYDGDVGITCKYSNNSDNLNDCTCTEDISGIFNLACSEDNKNIKATVNYETHPQPEEFSSHHRDATGTRGISVEMPGSEASFKKELLVGSYSKPGIKDHLANSKVSSVLLRHFPKGGLISTCQLIECETIPETSFTESIDDTVNKPEPSEHFKSPLAHEQWAANFQEYHLEKYKEVNTGNKNQNLLNENRCLPKPIFSTGKCGCSQENSQLINENEDTHVFQNTKTDSTLFKKTISPHELKYGQGQAHYCLPDFSKVASEVKVPQSSDNMNSVPTTERAKSFPILLSKSVIANNIPENKNYFNAEVENQKEMSIPELLQQLEMLTQHADTQNHIDHLRLNTTILPQSDFPNARIAIYSGDTGTSSEVFTVHAPISIQSTHGLSKARLQSGTAASALPAAGTVEAHCLNPSNLLPELTLGEKMSQILKDQTDQLIKNVEDFSKHMTQETLLLQDNYLALNQLKRYLGALERNYLTAREEHRNLQLQNYKDNVGEFDPERKVEGEIFRLGMLLEDIQEQTDDSKCNLSSLLTSCEPACSSYSLCESSAVSSIAEPPERRGIESAFLHKNNEAEKSQTTDAIPQTNQFSLEGDKCNLCLYMLQKRAESTFRRETEPLGKGDLLANKHSSNIMRFLSPEEKYAAEGLASHSQGTLSQKFNADEESMKGNTNMQERKTGTCSLFIQRKPTDLSDTNPSSDSEDISACDSYNDSQSKELVNCETESYKTFSSRLCGERKGLRCRCPRGSRDQFKLGNYKESVQSCALYRNKSSGSSSYPQKTISTQKAQKNKQPCELVNRLSASSNCLEVQQLHLRINGIDHSVRDGYSTKDMMLFMRFPDCILEYLFSVLLQYKCNTNYAGLCFTIK; via the exons ATGGAGACTATGAAGAACTGCAAACCATCAGACTGGGTGAAAACCCAAATGAATAGTTCATTTTCAGGTGAATTGGGCTGTATCACAGATGCAACTGATGAGGAACAAGATGACTTACCTTATGATGGAGATGTAGGAATAACCTGTAAATACAGTAATAATTCAGATAATTTGAATGACTGTACTTGCACAGAAgatatttctggtatttttaactTAGCCTGTTCTGAAgataacaaaaacataaaagcaacaGTGAATTATGAAACTCATCCACAGCCTGAAGAATTCTCCAGTCACCACAGAGATGCCACAGGAACAAGGGGAATTTCAGTTGAAATGCCTGGAAGTGAAGCTTCCTTTAAGAAGGAATTACTAGTTGGTAGTTATAGTAAACCAGGTATCAAAGATCATCTAGCTAACTCAAAAGTGTCCAGTGTCCTTTTGCGTCATTTTCCTAAGGGAGGGTTAATAAGCACATGCCAGTTAATTGAATGCGAGACAATACCAGAGACATCCTTTACAGAAAGTATCGATGACACTGTGAACAAACCTGAGCCTTCAGAACACTTCAAAAGCCCTTTAGCACATGAACAATGGGCAGCTAACTTTCAAGAATATCACTTAGAAAAGTACAAGGAAGTAAACACTggtaataaaaatcaaaatttgctaaatgaaaacagatgtcTTCCAAAACCTATTTTTTCCACTGGTAAGTGTGGGTGCAGCCAAGAAAATTCACAATTGATTAATGAGAATGAAGATACACACGtctttcaaaacacaaagaCAGACAGCACCCTGTTTAAGAAAACCATTTCACCTCATGAGCTCAAGTATGGCCAAGGTCAAGCTCACTACTGCCTTCCTGACTTCTCCAAAGTTGCTTCAGAAGTTAAAGTACCACAAAGCAGTGACAATATGAACTCAGTTCCTACCACTGAAAGAGCAAAATCATTCCCTATTTTGCTAAGTAAATCAGTAATTGCAAACAACATTCCAGAAAATAAGAACTATTTCAATGCTGAAGTAGAGAATCAAAAAGAAATGAGCATTCCAGAACTGCTGCAACAGCTAGAG ATGCTGACACAGCATGCTGACACCCAGAATCATATTGACCATCTGAGACTGAATACTACG ATACTTCCTCAGTCAGATTTTCCAAATGCCCGCATTGCCATTTACTCAGGAGACACTGGGACATCCTCTGAAGTCTTTACCGTACATGCTCCTATCTCTATACAATCTACACATGGTTTGTCAAaagcaa GATTACAAAGTGGAACAGCAGCATCAGCATTACCAGCAGCTGGTACAGTAGAAGCACACTGTCTAAATCCTTCTAATTTACTGCCAGAACTAACACTAGGAGAAAAGATGTCTCAAATACTAAAGGATCAGACAGATCAACTGATAAAGAAC GTGGAAGACTTCTCTAAGCACATGACCCAAGAGACACTCCTTTTACAAGACAACTACCTG GCATTAAATCAATTGAAAAGATACCTTGGTGCCTTGGAAAGGAATTACTTAACAGCTAGAGAAGAACACCGTAATTTACAGCTGCAGAATTACAAGGACAACGTTGGAGAGTTTGATCCTGAAAG AAAGGTGGAAGGGGAAATATTTAGACTTGGCATGCTGCTTGAAGACATCCAAGAACAAACTGATGACAGCAAATGCAACTTGTCATCTTTGCTTACTTCCTGTGAACCTGCCTGTTCATCATATTCTCTTTGTGAG AGCTCAGCAGTTTCAAGCATTGCTGAACCTCCAGAAAGAAGAGGTATTGAATCTGCATTTCTTCACAAGAACAATGAGGCAGAAAAAAGTCAGACAACTGATGCAATCCCACAGACAAATCAATTTTCTTTAGAAGGTGACAAGTGCAATCTTTGTCTTTACAT GTTACAAAAGAGAGCTGAATCAActttcagaagagaaacagagccCCTGGGAAAAGGAGATCTGCTAGCAAACAAGCATTCTTCCAACATAATG AGATTCCTTTCACCTGAGGAAAAATATGCTGCTGAAGGTCTTGCATCCCATAGTCAGGGTACATTAAGTCAAAAATTTAATGCTGATGAAGAAAGTATGAAAGG aaatacaaatatgcaggaaaggaaaactggaacATGTTCACTCTTCATTCAAAGAAAACCAACTGATTTATCAGATACCAACCCGA GCAGCGATTCAGAAGACATCTCAGCTTGTGATTCTTATAATGATTCACAAAGCAAGGAACTTGTGAACTGTGAGACTGAAAGTTACAAAACATTCAGTTCAAGACtatgtggagaaagaaaag gCCTTAGATGCAGATGCCCTAGAGGAAGCAGAGATCAATTTAAACTCGGGAATTACAAAGAGTCTGTTCAATCTTGTGCCCtatatagaaataaaagttCTGGTTCATCCT CTTATCCACAGAAGACAATCTCCACTCAAAAGgctcaaaaaaataaacaaccatGTGAACTTGTAAACAGACTTTCTGCAAG CAGTAATTGCCTGGAAGTACAGCAGCTGCACTTGAGAATCAATGGCATAGACCACTCCGTAAGAGACGGCTACAGCACCAAGGATATGATGCTATTTATGAGATTTCCTGACTGCATCctggaatatttattttctgtcttactgCAATACAAATGTAACACAAATTATGCTGGACTGTGTTTtacaattaaatga
- the AKNAD1 gene encoding protein AKNAD1 isoform X9, translated as METMKNCKPSDWVKTQMNSSFSGELGCITDATDEEQDDLPYDGDVGITCKYSNNSDNLNDCTCTEDISGIFNLACSEDNKNIKATVNYETHPQPEEFSSHHRDATGTRGISVEMPGSEASFKKELLVGSYSKPGIKDHLANSKVSSVLLRHFPKGGLISTCQLIECETIPETSFTESIDDTVNKPEPSEHFKSPLAHEQWAANFQEYHLEKYKEVNTGNKNQNLLNENRCLPKPIFSTGKCGCSQENSQLINENEDTHVFQNTKTDSTLFKKTISPHELKYGQGQAHYCLPDFSKVASEVKVPQSSDNMNSVPTTERAKSFPILLSKSVIANNIPENKNYFNAEVENQKEMSIPELLQQLEMLTQHADTQNHIDHLRLNTTILPQSDFPNARIAIYSGDTGTSSEVFTVHAPISIQSTHGLSKARLQSGTAASALPAAGTVEAHCLNPSNLLPELTLGEKMSQILKDQTDQLIKNVEDFSKHMTQETLLLQDNYLALNQLKRYLGALERNYLTAREEHRNLQLQNYKDNVGEFDPERKVEGEIFRLGMLLEDIQEQTDDSKCNLSSLLTSCEPACSSYSLCESSAVSSIAEPPERRGIESAFLHKNNEAEKSQTTDAIPQTNQFSLEGDKCNLCLYMLQKRAESTFRRETEPLGKGDLLANKHSSNIMRFLSPEEKYAAEGLASHSQGTLSQKFNADEESMKGNTNMQERKTGTCSLFIQRKPTDLSDTNPSSDSEDISACDSYNDSQSKELVNCETESYKTFSSRLCGERKGLRCRCPRGSRDQFKLGNYKESVQSCALYRNKSSGSSSYPQKTISTQKAQKNKQPCELVNRLSASTD; from the exons ATGGAGACTATGAAGAACTGCAAACCATCAGACTGGGTGAAAACCCAAATGAATAGTTCATTTTCAGGTGAATTGGGCTGTATCACAGATGCAACTGATGAGGAACAAGATGACTTACCTTATGATGGAGATGTAGGAATAACCTGTAAATACAGTAATAATTCAGATAATTTGAATGACTGTACTTGCACAGAAgatatttctggtatttttaactTAGCCTGTTCTGAAgataacaaaaacataaaagcaacaGTGAATTATGAAACTCATCCACAGCCTGAAGAATTCTCCAGTCACCACAGAGATGCCACAGGAACAAGGGGAATTTCAGTTGAAATGCCTGGAAGTGAAGCTTCCTTTAAGAAGGAATTACTAGTTGGTAGTTATAGTAAACCAGGTATCAAAGATCATCTAGCTAACTCAAAAGTGTCCAGTGTCCTTTTGCGTCATTTTCCTAAGGGAGGGTTAATAAGCACATGCCAGTTAATTGAATGCGAGACAATACCAGAGACATCCTTTACAGAAAGTATCGATGACACTGTGAACAAACCTGAGCCTTCAGAACACTTCAAAAGCCCTTTAGCACATGAACAATGGGCAGCTAACTTTCAAGAATATCACTTAGAAAAGTACAAGGAAGTAAACACTggtaataaaaatcaaaatttgctaaatgaaaacagatgtcTTCCAAAACCTATTTTTTCCACTGGTAAGTGTGGGTGCAGCCAAGAAAATTCACAATTGATTAATGAGAATGAAGATACACACGtctttcaaaacacaaagaCAGACAGCACCCTGTTTAAGAAAACCATTTCACCTCATGAGCTCAAGTATGGCCAAGGTCAAGCTCACTACTGCCTTCCTGACTTCTCCAAAGTTGCTTCAGAAGTTAAAGTACCACAAAGCAGTGACAATATGAACTCAGTTCCTACCACTGAAAGAGCAAAATCATTCCCTATTTTGCTAAGTAAATCAGTAATTGCAAACAACATTCCAGAAAATAAGAACTATTTCAATGCTGAAGTAGAGAATCAAAAAGAAATGAGCATTCCAGAACTGCTGCAACAGCTAGAG ATGCTGACACAGCATGCTGACACCCAGAATCATATTGACCATCTGAGACTGAATACTACG ATACTTCCTCAGTCAGATTTTCCAAATGCCCGCATTGCCATTTACTCAGGAGACACTGGGACATCCTCTGAAGTCTTTACCGTACATGCTCCTATCTCTATACAATCTACACATGGTTTGTCAAaagcaa GATTACAAAGTGGAACAGCAGCATCAGCATTACCAGCAGCTGGTACAGTAGAAGCACACTGTCTAAATCCTTCTAATTTACTGCCAGAACTAACACTAGGAGAAAAGATGTCTCAAATACTAAAGGATCAGACAGATCAACTGATAAAGAAC GTGGAAGACTTCTCTAAGCACATGACCCAAGAGACACTCCTTTTACAAGACAACTACCTG GCATTAAATCAATTGAAAAGATACCTTGGTGCCTTGGAAAGGAATTACTTAACAGCTAGAGAAGAACACCGTAATTTACAGCTGCAGAATTACAAGGACAACGTTGGAGAGTTTGATCCTGAAAG AAAGGTGGAAGGGGAAATATTTAGACTTGGCATGCTGCTTGAAGACATCCAAGAACAAACTGATGACAGCAAATGCAACTTGTCATCTTTGCTTACTTCCTGTGAACCTGCCTGTTCATCATATTCTCTTTGTGAG AGCTCAGCAGTTTCAAGCATTGCTGAACCTCCAGAAAGAAGAGGTATTGAATCTGCATTTCTTCACAAGAACAATGAGGCAGAAAAAAGTCAGACAACTGATGCAATCCCACAGACAAATCAATTTTCTTTAGAAGGTGACAAGTGCAATCTTTGTCTTTACAT GTTACAAAAGAGAGCTGAATCAActttcagaagagaaacagagccCCTGGGAAAAGGAGATCTGCTAGCAAACAAGCATTCTTCCAACATAATG AGATTCCTTTCACCTGAGGAAAAATATGCTGCTGAAGGTCTTGCATCCCATAGTCAGGGTACATTAAGTCAAAAATTTAATGCTGATGAAGAAAGTATGAAAGG aaatacaaatatgcaggaaaggaaaactggaacATGTTCACTCTTCATTCAAAGAAAACCAACTGATTTATCAGATACCAACCCGA GCAGCGATTCAGAAGACATCTCAGCTTGTGATTCTTATAATGATTCACAAAGCAAGGAACTTGTGAACTGTGAGACTGAAAGTTACAAAACATTCAGTTCAAGACtatgtggagaaagaaaag gCCTTAGATGCAGATGCCCTAGAGGAAGCAGAGATCAATTTAAACTCGGGAATTACAAAGAGTCTGTTCAATCTTGTGCCCtatatagaaataaaagttCTGGTTCATCCT CTTATCCACAGAAGACAATCTCCACTCAAAAGgctcaaaaaaataaacaaccatGTGAACTTGTAAACAGACTTTCTGCAAG CACAGACTAG